A single window of Helicobacter pylori DNA harbors:
- the crdA gene encoding copper resistance determinant CrdA: MKKLAALFLISALGVMSLNAWEQTLKANDLEVKIKSVGNPIKGDNTFVLSPTLKGKALEKAIVRVQFMMPEMPGMPAMKEMAQVSEKNGIYEAKTNLSMNGTWQVRVDIKSKEGQVYRAKTSLDL, encoded by the coding sequence ATGAAAAAGTTAGCCGCTTTATTTTTAATAAGTGCATTGGGGGTTATGAGTTTAAACGCATGGGAGCAAACCCTAAAAGCGAATGACTTGGAAGTGAAAATCAAATCCGTGGGTAACCCCATTAAAGGCGATAACACTTTCGTGCTTAGCCCCACTTTAAAAGGTAAGGCTTTAGAAAAAGCTATCGTTAGGGTGCAGTTTATGATGCCTGAAATGCCTGGCATGCCAGCGATGAAAGAAATGGCGCAAGTGAGTGAAAAAAACGGCATTTATGAAGCTAAAACCAATCTTTCTATGAACGGGACATGGCAGGTGAGGGTGGATATTAAATCTAAAGAGGGTCAGGTTTATCGCGCTAAAACAAGCCTGGATTTATAA
- the crdB gene encoding copper resistance outer membrane protein CrdB, with translation MLSFMSAFYKRGVSIRLLSAFLLLFSLGFAKDLEIQSFVAKYLSKNQKIQALQEQIDALNSQEKAVSKWDNPVLYLGYNNANVSDFFRLDSTLMQNMSVGLSQKVDLNGKKLTQSKMIHLEKQKKILELKKTKQQLAISLMISGIENYKNQQEIELLNTAIKNLENTLYQANHSSSPNLIAIAKLEILKSQLEIKKNNLEEALSSSHYSMGELAFKENEILSIAPKNFEFNKEQELHNISATNYDIAIARLDEEKSQKDITLAKKSFLEDVNVTGVYYFRSKQYYNYDMFSVALSIPLPIYGKQAKLVEQKKKESLVFKSEVENIKNKTRHLALKLLKKLETLQKNLEAINKIVRQNEKIAQIYALDLKTNGDYNAYYNALNDKITMQITQLETLSALNSAYLSLQNLKGLE, from the coding sequence ATGCTATCTTTTATGAGCGCGTTTTATAAAAGGGGCGTTTCAATACGCCTTTTAAGTGCTTTTTTACTGCTTTTTAGTTTGGGTTTTGCTAAAGATTTAGAGATCCAATCTTTTGTGGCTAAATACCTTTCTAAAAATCAAAAAATACAAGCCTTACAAGAGCAAATTGACGCTTTAAATTCTCAAGAAAAAGCCGTTAGCAAGTGGGATAACCCTGTTTTGTATTTAGGCTATAACAACGCTAATGTGAGCGATTTTTTCAGGCTGGATAGCACCTTAATGCAAAACATGAGCGTGGGCTTGTCTCAAAAAGTGGATTTAAATGGTAAAAAACTCACGCAGTCTAAAATGATCCATTTAGAAAAACAAAAAAAGATATTAGAGCTTAAAAAAACCAAGCAGCAATTAGCGATTAGTTTAATGATAAGCGGCATTGAAAACTATAAAAACCAACAAGAAATAGAGCTTTTAAACACAGCGATTAAAAATTTAGAAAACACCCTCTATCAAGCCAACCATTCTAGTTCGCCCAATTTAATAGCGATCGCCAAGTTAGAAATTTTAAAATCGCAATTAGAAATCAAAAAAAACAATTTAGAAGAAGCGCTCTCTAGCAGCCATTATTCCATGGGTGAATTGGCTTTTAAAGAAAACGAGATTTTAAGCATTGCCCCTAAAAATTTTGAATTCAATAAGGAGCAAGAATTGCATAACATTAGCGCCACTAATTACGATATTGCGATCGCCAGGCTTGATGAAGAAAAATCGCAAAAAGACATCACTTTGGCTAAAAAAAGCTTTTTAGAAGATGTGAATGTTACCGGGGTGTATTATTTCCGCTCCAAACAATACTATAACTACGATATGTTTAGCGTCGCTTTGTCTATCCCCTTACCCATTTACGGCAAGCAGGCTAAATTGGTGGAGCAAAAGAAAAAAGAAAGCTTGGTGTTTAAAAGCGAAGTGGAAAATATCAAAAACAAAACGCGCCACCTGGCCCTAAAACTCCTTAAAAAATTAGAAACCTTGCAAAAAAACCTAGAAGCGATCAATAAAATTGTAAGGCAGAATGAAAAAATCGCGCAAATTTATGCACTTGATTTGAAAACTAATGGCGATTACAACGCTTATTACAACGCCTTGAATGACAAAATCACTATGCAAATCACCCAGCTTGAAACCTTGAGCGCTCTAAATAGCGCTTATTTGTCTTTACAAAACCTTAAAGGATTAGAATGA
- a CDS encoding efflux RND transporter periplasmic adaptor subunit, with protein MKQILWLALILFFSPLFANAQVTKETKETKEAKSQTRFNIPTTKVVEKEFSQSRRYYALLEPNEALIFSQTLRFDGYVEKLYANKTYTPIKKGDRLLSVYSPELVSAQSELLSSLKFNQQVGAIKEKLKLLGLENSSIERIISAHKVQNEMTIYSHFNGVIFKKSPNLNEGSFIKKGQELFQIIDLSQLWALVKVNQEDLEFLKNTHKAILFVEGVKGEQAITLENINPIINKEDKMLEARFNVPNVKQLYYPNMFAQVEIFQKPQKMKILPKEAVLIKGGKAIVFKKDDFGLSPLEIKAVRLSDGSYEILEGLKAGEEVANNALFVLDADAQNNGDY; from the coding sequence ATGAAGCAGATTTTATGGTTAGCCTTGATTCTATTTTTTAGCCCCTTATTCGCTAACGCTCAAGTAACTAAAGAAACTAAAGAAACTAAAGAAGCTAAAAGCCAAACCCGTTTCAATATTCCCACCACTAAGGTTGTAGAAAAAGAATTTTCTCAAAGCCGGCGCTATTATGCACTCTTAGAGCCTAATGAAGCGCTGATTTTTTCTCAAACCCTGCGTTTTGATGGCTATGTGGAAAAGCTTTATGCGAATAAAACCTATACCCCCATTAAAAAGGGCGATAGGTTATTGAGCGTGTATTCCCCTGAATTAGTGAGCGCTCAAAGCGAATTGCTATCATCATTGAAATTCAACCAACAAGTGGGAGCGATTAAAGAAAAATTAAAACTATTAGGGCTAGAAAACTCCAGCATTGAAAGAATTATCAGCGCTCATAAAGTCCAAAATGAAATGACTATTTACTCTCACTTCAACGGCGTTATTTTTAAAAAAAGCCCCAATCTCAATGAGGGGAGCTTCATTAAAAAAGGGCAAGAGTTGTTTCAAATCATAGATTTAAGCCAATTGTGGGCGCTTGTTAAAGTCAATCAAGAGGATTTAGAGTTTTTAAAAAACACGCATAAAGCGATCTTGTTCGTAGAAGGGGTTAAAGGCGAGCAAGCAATCACGCTTGAAAACATCAACCCTATCATAAACAAAGAAGATAAAATGCTAGAAGCGCGCTTCAATGTGCCTAATGTCAAACAGCTTTATTACCCTAACATGTTCGCTCAAGTGGAAATCTTTCAAAAACCACAAAAAATGAAGATCCTGCCTAAAGAAGCGGTTTTGATTAAGGGGGGGAAAGCTATCGTGTTTAAAAAAGATGATTTTGGCTTAAGCCCGTTAGAAATTAAAGCCGTTCGTTTGAGCGATGGGAGTTATGAAATTTTAGAGGGTTTAAAAGCGGGCGAAGAAGTCGCTAATAACGCTTTATTCGTGCTAGACGCTGACGCTCAAAACAATGGGGATTATTGA
- a CDS encoding efflux RND transporter permease subunit, with protein sequence MIEKIIDLSVKNKLLTTLITLLVFLASLWAIKSVRLDALPDLSPAQVVVQITYPNQSPKIVQEQVTYPLVSTFMSIANIDTVRGISSYESGLIYIIFKDGVNLYWARDRVLEQLNRVSNLPKDAKVEIGSDSTSIGWAYQYALSSDSKNLSDLKVLQDFYYRYALLGVDGVSEVASVGGFVKDYEVTLQNDSLIRYNLSLEQVANAIKNSNNDTGGGVILENGFEKIIRSHGYIQSLKDLEEIVIKKEGAIPLKIKDIASVRLVPKPRRGAANLNGDKEVVGGIVMVRYHADTYKVLKAIKEKIATLQASNPDVKITSVYDRSELIEKGIDNLIHTLIEESVIVLVIIAIFLLHFRSALVVIITLPLSVCISFLLMRYFNIEASIMSLGGIAIAIGAMVDAAIVMVENAHKHLQHIDTKDNAQRVNAIMQGVKHVGGAIFFALMIIVVSFLPIFALTGQEEKLFAPLAYTKTFAMLVGALLSITIVPILMVWLIKGRILEESKNPINAFFMKIYGVSLNVVLKFRYAFLIASVLGLGGLYLAYKKLNWEFIPQINEGVIMYMPVTLNGVGIDTALEYLKKSNSAIKRLDFVKQVFGKVGRANTSTDAAGLAMIETYIELKPQNEWKEKLSYKEVRDKLEKTLQLKGLTNSWTYPIRGRTDMLLTGIRTPLGIKLYGNDTDKLQELAILMEQQLKTLKESLSVFAERSNNGYYITLDLNDENLARYGINKNAVLDAIKFALGGATLTTMIKGIENYPISLRLEDTERNTIERLQNLYIKTAYNYMPLRELAHVYYDNSPAVLKSEKGLNVNFIYIVPQANISSDTYRQLAIKALEKIQLPNGYYYEFSGESQYLEEAFKTLQYIVPVSVFIIFILIVFALKNLTNSLLCFFTLPFAFLGGLIFMNIMGFNMSVAALVGFLALLGVASETAIVMIIYLEDAFQKFIKTPLKEQNSAALKEAIMHGAVLRVRPKLMTFFSILASLIPIMYSHGTGSEIMKSIATPMLGGMISSVVLTLFIIPTAYFVIKNAGIKSNQISF encoded by the coding sequence ATGATAGAAAAAATCATTGATTTAAGCGTTAAAAACAAACTCCTTACCACTTTAATCACTCTGCTCGTTTTTTTAGCCTCTTTGTGGGCGATAAAAAGCGTCCGTTTAGACGCTTTGCCGGATTTAAGCCCCGCTCAAGTGGTCGTGCAAATCACTTACCCCAACCAAAGCCCTAAAATCGTGCAAGAGCAGGTTACTTACCCGTTAGTTTCTACTTTCATGAGTATCGCTAACATTGACACGGTCAGGGGGATTTCTAGCTATGAAAGCGGCCTGATTTACATCATTTTTAAAGACGGCGTCAATTTATATTGGGCTAGGGATAGGGTTTTAGAGCAATTGAACCGAGTGAGTAACCTCCCCAAGGACGCTAAAGTGGAAATAGGGAGCGATTCCACTTCTATTGGCTGGGCGTATCAATACGCCTTATCTAGCGATAGCAAGAATTTGAGCGATTTGAAAGTCTTGCAAGATTTTTATTACCGCTATGCGCTTTTAGGGGTTGATGGGGTGAGTGAGGTCGCAAGCGTGGGGGGCTTTGTAAAAGATTATGAAGTAACGCTTCAAAACGATTCTTTGATCCGCTATAACTTGAGTTTGGAGCAAGTCGCTAACGCGATTAAAAATTCCAATAACGATACCGGTGGGGGCGTTATTTTAGAAAACGGGTTTGAAAAAATCATAAGATCGCATGGGTATATCCAATCTTTAAAAGATTTAGAAGAAATTGTCATTAAAAAAGAAGGGGCTATCCCTTTAAAAATCAAAGATATAGCCAGCGTTAGGCTAGTGCCAAAACCACGCAGAGGGGCTGCCAATCTTAATGGCGATAAGGAAGTGGTGGGCGGGATTGTGATGGTGCGCTATCACGCTGACACTTATAAGGTGCTTAAAGCCATTAAAGAAAAAATCGCCACCTTACAAGCGAGTAACCCTGATGTGAAAATCACCAGCGTGTATGACAGGAGCGAATTGATTGAAAAAGGCATTGACAATTTGATCCACACGCTCATAGAAGAAAGCGTCATTGTGCTAGTCATTATTGCGATTTTCTTACTGCATTTCAGGAGCGCTTTAGTGGTGATTATCACTCTGCCTTTAAGCGTGTGCATCAGTTTCTTGCTCATGCGTTATTTCAATATTGAAGCGAGTATTATGAGTTTAGGGGGCATTGCGATCGCTATAGGGGCGATGGTGGATGCGGCCATTGTGATGGTAGAAAACGCGCACAAGCATCTGCAACACATTGATACGAAAGACAACGCTCAAAGGGTTAATGCCATCATGCAAGGGGTTAAGCATGTGGGGGGTGCGATATTTTTTGCTTTAATGATCATTGTGGTTTCTTTCTTGCCTATTTTTGCGCTCACCGGTCAAGAAGAAAAGCTTTTTGCCCCTTTAGCTTACACCAAAACCTTTGCCATGCTAGTAGGAGCCTTGCTTTCTATTACGATAGTCCCTATTTTAATGGTATGGCTCATTAAAGGGCGGATTTTAGAAGAGTCTAAAAACCCGATTAACGCTTTTTTCATGAAAATTTATGGCGTAAGCTTGAATGTTGTGCTTAAGTTCAGATACGCTTTTTTGATAGCGAGCGTCTTAGGTTTAGGGGGCTTGTATCTAGCGTATAAAAAACTCAACTGGGAATTTATCCCCCAAATCAATGAAGGGGTAATCATGTATATGCCAGTAACGCTTAATGGCGTGGGCATTGATACCGCTTTAGAATATTTGAAAAAAAGTAATAGCGCTATCAAGCGATTGGATTTTGTCAAACAAGTTTTTGGTAAAGTGGGGCGCGCTAACACCAGCACCGATGCTGCCGGTTTAGCCATGATAGAAACTTACATTGAATTAAAGCCGCAAAACGAATGGAAAGAAAAACTCAGTTATAAAGAAGTTAGGGACAAATTGGAAAAAACCCTGCAATTAAAAGGCTTAACTAATTCATGGACTTACCCCATTCGTGGCAGAACGGACATGCTCTTAACCGGCATTAGAACGCCCCTAGGCATCAAGCTCTATGGTAACGATACGGACAAATTACAAGAATTAGCGATCCTTATGGAGCAACAGCTCAAAACCCTAAAAGAGAGTTTATCCGTCTTTGCCGAGCGATCGAATAACGGCTACTACATCACACTGGATTTGAACGATGAAAATCTGGCTCGTTATGGCATCAATAAAAACGCCGTGTTAGATGCGATCAAATTCGCTCTGGGCGGAGCCACGCTCACTACCATGATTAAAGGCATAGAAAATTACCCCATTTCTTTACGCTTAGAAGACACAGAAAGAAACACCATTGAAAGATTACAAAACCTCTACATCAAAACCGCTTACAATTACATGCCCTTAAGGGAGTTAGCCCATGTCTATTACGACAACTCGCCGGCGGTGTTAAAGAGCGAAAAGGGCTTGAATGTGAATTTTATTTATATTGTGCCCCAAGCCAATATCAGCTCTGATACCTACAGGCAACTAGCGATAAAAGCGCTAGAAAAAATCCAATTGCCTAACGGGTATTATTATGAATTTAGCGGCGAAAGCCAGTATTTAGAAGAAGCGTTTAAAACCTTGCAATACATCGTGCCGGTGAGCGTGTTTATTATTTTTATTTTAATTGTCTTTGCTTTGAAGAATCTCACTAATTCCTTACTATGCTTTTTCACTCTGCCTTTTGCGTTTTTGGGGGGGTTAATTTTTATGAATATCATGGGCTTTAACATGAGCGTGGCAGCATTAGTGGGCTTTTTAGCCCTTTTAGGGGTAGCGAGCGAAACGGCTATTGTGATGATCATTTATTTAGAAGACGCGTTTCAAAAATTCATCAAAACCCCTTTAAAAGAGCAAAACAGCGCCGCTTTAAAAGAGGCCATCATGCATGGGGCGGTGCTTAGGGTAAGGCCTAAGCTGATGACCTTTTTTAGCATTCTAGCTTCACTCATTCCGATCATGTATAGCCATGGCACGGGGAGTGAGATCATGAAATCCATCGCCACGCCCATGCTAGGAGGCATGATAAGCAGCGTTGTTTTAACGCTTTTTATTATCCCTACGGCGTATTTTGTGATCAAGAATGCGGGAATTAAAAGCAATCAAATATCATTTTAA
- a CDS encoding branched-chain amino acid transporter permease, with the protein MLMHSILIILVIILTTYFTRIWPFMVFNAKNPPNDFVRYLGRALSCSVIGMLVVYCFKDIQILKPPYGINEIIAFLSVILLHRIFKVFVLSITLPTILYMVLVQSHALEKAFFNS; encoded by the coding sequence ATGTTAATGCATTCTATACTCATTATTTTAGTCATCATATTAACGACTTATTTCACGCGCATTTGGCCTTTTATGGTGTTTAACGCTAAAAACCCGCCCAACGACTTTGTGCGTTATTTGGGTAGGGCTTTATCATGCTCAGTGATAGGCATGCTCGTGGTTTATTGCTTTAAAGACATTCAAATTTTAAAACCCCCTTATGGAATCAATGAAATCATCGCTTTTTTATCCGTTATCCTTTTGCACCGCATTTTTAAGGTGTTTGTTTTAAGCATCACGCTCCCTACCATTCTTTATATGGTTTTAGTCCAAAGCCATGCGTTAGAAAAGGCTTTTTTTAATTCTTAA
- the azlC gene encoding azaleucine resistance protein AzlC, which translates to MHEFLKAFRDAFPHTISIFLGYLLMGMTFGMLLVQQGYDYKVALFMSLFIYAGAVQFVAITLLSVQASLMNVVIVSLLVNARQTCYALSMLDRFKNTKWRLPYLAHALTDETFALLNLYAPKEGVSEKDFIFSISLLNHSYWVIGSLVGSLVGTHFSFDTQGMEFVMTAIFIVLFMEQYKRNTNHKNAWLGIFIAVVCLALFGTEYFLLIALVLMVLALILFRKQLEC; encoded by the coding sequence ATGCATGAGTTTCTAAAAGCCTTTAGAGACGCTTTCCCTCATACCATTTCTATTTTTTTAGGGTATTTGCTTATGGGAATGACTTTTGGAATGCTTTTAGTCCAGCAAGGCTATGATTATAAAGTCGCTTTGTTCATGTCGTTATTCATCTATGCTGGGGCGGTGCAGTTTGTAGCGATCACGCTTTTAAGCGTGCAAGCGAGTTTGATGAATGTCGTTATTGTGAGCTTGTTAGTGAACGCGAGACAGACTTGTTATGCGCTTTCTATGCTAGATCGATTTAAAAACACTAAATGGCGTTTGCCCTATTTAGCGCATGCACTCACGGATGAAACCTTTGCTCTATTGAATTTATACGCTCCTAAAGAGGGGGTTAGTGAAAAAGACTTTATTTTTAGCATTTCCTTACTCAACCACTCTTATTGGGTTATTGGCTCGTTGGTGGGTTCGTTAGTGGGAACGCATTTTTCTTTTGACACTCAAGGCATGGAATTTGTGATGACAGCGATTTTTATCGTGCTGTTTATGGAGCAATACAAACGAAACACAAACCACAAAAACGCATGGCTTGGGATTTTTATTGCAGTTGTTTGTTTAGCGCTCTTTGGGACTGAATACTTTTTGCTCATCGCTTTAGTTTTAATGGTGCTTGCTCTTATTTTGTTTAGAAAGCAGTTAGAATGTTAA
- the dnaJ gene encoding molecular chaperone DnaJ yields the protein MELSYYEILEVEKHSNQETIKKSYRKLALKYHPDRNAGDKEAEEKFKLINEAYGVLSDEKKRALYDRYGKKGLNQAGASQSDFSNFFEDLGSFFEDAFGFGARGSKRQKSSIAPDYLQTIELSFKEAVFGCKKTIKVQYQSVCESCDGTGAKDKALETCKQCNGQGQVFMRQGFMSFAQTCGACQGKGKIIKTPCQACKGKTYILKDEEIDAIIPEGIDDQNRMVLKNKGNEYEKGKRGDLYLEARVKEDEHFKREGCDLFIEAPVFFTTIALGHTIKVPSLRGGELELKIPRNAKDRQTFAFRNEGVKHPESSYRGSLIVVLQVIYPKSLNKEQQGLLEKLHASFGYEGEPHKSVLETCISKIKDWFK from the coding sequence GTGGAATTGAGTTATTATGAAATTTTAGAAGTGGAAAAACACAGCAACCAAGAGACCATTAAAAAGTCTTACAGAAAGCTGGCTTTAAAATACCACCCAGACCGAAACGCCGGCGATAAAGAAGCCGAAGAAAAATTCAAGCTCATCAATGAAGCCTATGGGGTGTTAAGCGATGAAAAGAAGCGGGCCTTATACGATAGGTATGGTAAAAAAGGCTTAAACCAAGCCGGCGCGAGCCAGAGCGATTTTTCTAATTTTTTTGAAGATTTAGGCTCGTTTTTTGAGGACGCTTTTGGGTTTGGCGCTAGGGGGAGCAAAAGGCAAAAAAGCTCTATCGCACCGGATTATTTGCAAACCATTGAATTGAGTTTTAAAGAAGCGGTTTTTGGCTGTAAAAAAACCATTAAAGTCCAATACCAGAGCGTTTGTGAAAGTTGCGATGGCACGGGCGCTAAAGATAAAGCCTTAGAGACTTGCAAGCAGTGTAATGGGCAGGGGCAGGTGTTTATGCGTCAAGGCTTTATGAGTTTTGCGCAAACTTGTGGGGCGTGTCAAGGCAAGGGCAAAATCATTAAAACCCCATGCCAAGCGTGTAAGGGTAAAACCTACATTCTTAAAGATGAAGAAATTGATGCGATAATCCCTGAGGGCATTGATGATCAAAACCGCATGGTGCTTAAAAATAAGGGCAATGAATACGAGAAGGGGAAAAGAGGGGATTTGTATTTAGAAGCGCGAGTCAAAGAAGATGAGCATTTCAAGCGCGAAGGCTGTGATTTGTTCATTGAAGCGCCGGTGTTTTTCACCACTATTGCTTTGGGGCATACGATTAAAGTGCCGTCTTTAAGAGGAGGCGAATTGGAATTAAAAATCCCTAGAAACGCCAAAGACAGGCAAACTTTTGCGTTTAGAAACGAGGGCGTGAAGCACCCCGAAAGCTCTTATAGGGGGAGTTTGATCGTGGTGTTGCAAGTGATTTATCCTAAAAGCTTGAATAAAGAGCAGCAAGGGTTATTGGAAAAATTGCATGCGAGTTTTGGCTATGAGGGCGAACCGCATAAAAGCGTTTTAGAAACCTGTATTTCTAAAATTAAAGACTGGTTTAAATAA
- the mnmA gene encoding tRNA 2-thiouridine(34) synthase MnmA, with protein sequence MKIAVLLSGGVDSSYSAYSLKEQGHELVGIYLKLHASEKKHDLYIKNAQKACEFLGIPLEVLDFQKDFKSAVYDEFISAYEEGQTPNPCALCNPLMKFGLALDHALKLGCEKIATGHYARVKEIDKVSYIQEALDKTKDQSYFLYALEHEVIAKLVFPLGDLLKKDIKPLALNAMPFLGTLETYKESQEICFVEKSYIDTLKKHVEVEKEGVVKNLQGEVIGTHKGYMQYTIGKRKGFSIKGALEPHFVVGIDAKKNELVVGKKEDLATHSLKAKNKSLMKDFKKGEYFIKARYRSVPAKAFVSLKDEVIEVGFKEPFYGVAKGQALVVYKDDILLGGGVIV encoded by the coding sequence ATGAAAATAGCGGTATTACTCAGTGGGGGGGTGGATAGCTCTTATAGCGCTTATAGCTTAAAAGAGCAAGGGCATGAATTGGTGGGGATTTATTTGAAACTCCATGCGAGTGAAAAAAAGCATGATTTATACATCAAAAACGCTCAAAAAGCGTGCGAGTTTTTAGGCATTCCTTTAGAGGTGTTGGATTTTCAAAAGGATTTTAAAAGCGCGGTTTATGATGAATTTATCAGCGCTTATGAAGAGGGGCAAACCCCTAACCCATGTGCGTTGTGCAACCCTTTAATGAAATTTGGGCTAGCTTTAGATCACGCTTTAAAATTAGGGTGTGAAAAGATCGCTACCGGGCATTATGCGAGAGTCAAAGAAATTGACAAGGTAAGTTATATTCAAGAGGCTTTGGATAAAACTAAAGATCAGAGCTATTTTTTATACGCTTTAGAGCATGAAGTGATTGCTAAATTGGTGTTCCCTTTAGGGGATTTGTTAAAAAAAGACATTAAGCCTTTAGCCTTGAATGCGATGCCTTTTTTAGGCACTTTAGAGACTTATAAGGAATCTCAAGAAATTTGCTTTGTGGAAAAAAGCTACATTGACACTTTAAAAAAGCATGTTGAAGTGGAAAAAGAGGGCGTGGTGAAGAACCTACAAGGCGAAGTCATTGGCACGCATAAAGGCTATATGCAATACACGATTGGCAAACGCAAAGGCTTTAGTATTAAAGGCGCGTTAGAGCCGCATTTTGTGGTGGGGATTGACGCTAAAAAGAACGAGCTAGTCGTGGGCAAAAAAGAAGATCTCGCCACGCATTCGCTTAAGGCTAAAAACAAATCTTTGATGAAAGATTTTAAAAAGGGCGAATACTTCATCAAGGCTCGTTACAGGAGCGTGCCTGCTAAAGCGTTTGTGAGTTTAAAAGATGAGGTGATTGAAGTGGGGTTTAAAGAGCCTTTTTATGGCGTGGCTAAAGGGCAAGCCTTAGTGGTTTATAAAGATGACATCTTGCTTGGTGGGGGCGTGATTGTTTAG
- a CDS encoding J domain-containing protein: MAKIELLARFTQIALPNSHPLLKKVLNYAKKHFSQCHMLSSSLLILNDTECFKKNYLLNWVYHALECAHEKDISMHSLEEVLQKSHLPIRIKIINQNTLLEKIEVKVLTFGAEYALFITKHPIAKRFLRQKFSGYVFLETQDELHIRGDSERFWELIVTLNENRIVHNACLDFIYPNGFGKDSYTTMAERKLKECYKTLGFIKHENFSEVKKRYLELAKTYHPDLCDLKEKKALYAKRFAIIQEAYRHIKKHA, encoded by the coding sequence ATGGCCAAAATTGAATTGTTAGCCAGATTCACGCAAATCGCGCTCCCTAACAGCCACCCTTTATTGAAAAAAGTTTTAAACTACGCTAAAAAACATTTCAGCCAGTGCCACATGCTCTCTTCATCGTTACTCATCTTAAACGACACGGAATGTTTTAAAAAAAACTACTTGCTTAATTGGGTCTATCATGCCCTTGAATGCGCGCATGAAAAAGATATTAGCATGCATTCTTTAGAAGAGGTTTTACAAAAAAGCCACCTGCCCATACGCATCAAAATCATCAATCAAAACACGCTTTTAGAAAAGATAGAAGTGAAAGTTTTAACCTTTGGGGCAGAATACGCGCTTTTTATCACCAAACACCCTATCGCCAAGCGGTTTTTACGCCAAAAATTTAGTGGCTATGTGTTTTTAGAAACCCAAGACGAATTGCATATAAGAGGCGATTCAGAGCGTTTTTGGGAACTCATTGTAACGCTCAATGAAAATAGAATCGTCCATAACGCATGCTTAGATTTCATCTACCCTAATGGCTTTGGCAAGGACAGCTACACCACTATGGCTGAACGCAAATTAAAAGAATGCTATAAAACGCTAGGGTTTATCAAACATGAAAATTTCAGCGAAGTCAAAAAGCGCTATTTAGAGTTGGCTAAAACCTACCACCCTGATTTGTGCGATCTGAAAGAAAAAAAAGCTCTTTATGCCAAACGCTTCGCTATCATTCAAGAGGCGTATCGCCACATTAAAAAACACGCCTAA
- the nadD gene encoding nicotinate (nicotinamide) nucleotide adenylyltransferase yields the protein MNSVLRYKELALYGGSFDPLHKAHLAIIEQTLELLPFAKLIVLPAYQNPFKKPCFLDAKTRFKELELALKGMPRVLLSDFEIKQERAVPTIESVLHFQKLYRPKTLYLIIGADCLRHLSSWTNAKELLKRVELVVFERIGYEEIQFKGRYFPLKGIDAPISSSAIRASLGV from the coding sequence ATGAATAGCGTCTTAAGATACAAAGAATTGGCGCTCTATGGAGGGAGTTTTGATCCCTTGCACAAGGCTCATTTAGCCATTATTGAGCAAACTTTAGAATTATTGCCATTCGCTAAGCTCATTGTCTTGCCCGCTTATCAAAACCCTTTCAAAAAGCCATGTTTTTTGGACGCAAAAACCCGTTTTAAGGAATTAGAATTAGCTTTAAAGGGAATGCCTAGGGTGCTATTGAGCGATTTTGAAATCAAACAAGAAAGGGCTGTGCCTACGATAGAAAGCGTTCTTCATTTTCAAAAACTCTACCGCCCTAAAACGCTTTATTTAATCATAGGAGCGGATTGCTTGAGGCATCTTTCTTCTTGGACTAACGCTAAAGAGCTTTTAAAAAGGGTGGAATTAGTGGTTTTTGAAAGGATTGGCTATGAAGAGATCCAATTTAAGGGGCGTTATTTCCCTTTAAAAGGCATTGATGCACCGATTTCTTCTAGCGCGATTAGGGCTAGTTTAGGGGTTTAG